A region from the Neurospora crassa OR74A linkage group V, whole genome shotgun sequence genome encodes:
- the sah-1 gene encoding C2H2 transcription factor yields MALTAQPSAPAGWERWPQHHPSNDYVMMDADVMPYNARPMTTAPMQQRPSLVPHYMPTTSMSTASINSISAPAHYQSPVPYGGGYPAYPLPTPTTMNSSYHKHQQYQERPSLHMITPEFEDTRGPHHIRNARRYSEESRSPSERSDSQGSTTETTISNHSSCSRTITPNTPVNGAPQVEFSTAVDKLMKVIQSKMKDADPEQSGDDKDIKAEQQSSPVCQARVQQPADKHKRKRYECQIEGCNKKFSQKTHRDTHVRSHTGDRPYVCPIPGCGGRFTQAGNLKTHKRRHTGERPYRCEVCDKGFVQRGDVKAHMKTHLGTKAFLCRLDNCHKQFTQRGNLKYHQNKYHNETIKALAARFDAIEDWSTVLKEDMEIFKDFAEVHKNSNKGIKGRGKHRKVKSVPLSSPTSPTGHSPLPNIMASQYPLPSAPGVSQLLHTPHPLHPPLHHQGPSHSAMYGMPRSSLHSHYETYDHHEVDTVASSRGSVAEPIYHHEEHPRELAFGDRMY; encoded by the exons ACAGCGCCGATGCAACAACGGCCTTCCTTGGTTCCCCACTACATGCCAACTACATCGATGAGCACGGCTTCCATCAACAGCATCAGCGCGCCAGCGCATTATCAGTCGCCTGTGCCCTATGGCGGAGGGTATCCGGCTTACCCATTGCCTACGCCTACTACCATGAACTCTTCGTACCACAAGCATCAACAATACCAGGAACGACCATCGTTACACATGATCACACCTGAGTTTGAGGATACTAGGGGACCGCATCATATCAGGAATGCGAGGCGATACAGTGAAGAGAGCAGGAGCCCATCGGAGCGGAGCGATTCTCAGGGTTCTACAACGGAAACGACCATCTCGAACCACTCAAGCTGCTCACGAACCATCACCCCTAACACCCCGGTCAACGGCGCGCCCCAAGTCGAGTTCAGCACTGCTGTGGACAAGCTCATGAAGGTCATCCAGTCCAAGATGAAGGACGCGGACCCCGAGCAGAGCGGTGATGACAAGGACATCAAGGCTGAACAG CAATCATCACCCGTTTGTCAGGCAAGAGTGCAGCAACCGGCCGATAAGCACAAGCGTAAACGATACGAGTGCCAAATCGAGGGCTGTAATAAGAAGTTTTCCCAGAAGACGCACCGCGACACCCATGTTCGATCTCACACTGGAGATAGACCCTATGTTTGCCCTATTCCTGGCTGTGGTGGACGGTTCACCCAAGCTGGTAACCTCAAG ACACACAAACGTCGTCACACAGGAGAGAGACCCTACCGCTGCGAGGTTTGCGACAAGGGCTTTGTGCAACGCGGAGACGTCAAGGCACACATGAAGACACATCTCGGTACAAAGGCCTTCCTCTGCAGACTCGACAACTGCCACAAGCAGTTTACTCAGCGGGGAAATCTCAAG TATCACCAAAACAAGTACCACAATGAGACCATCAAGGCTCTCGCCGCAAGATTTGATGCCATCGAGGACTGGTCGACTGTATTGAAGGAAGATATGGAGATCTTCAAGGACTTTGCCGAGGTCCACAAGAACAGCAACAAGGGCATCAAGGGTCGGGGAAAGCATCGCAAGGTGAAATCGGTGCCTCTGAGCTCACCCACCAGCCCGACCGGCCACTCGCCGCTTCCCAACATCATGGCTTCCCAGTACCCTCTTCCTTCGGCTCCTGGAGTCTCGCAACTTCTTCACACTCCTCATCCGCTCCATCCTCCGCTCCATCACCAGGGTCCTAGTCACTCGGCTATGTACGGCATGCCCCGATCGAGCCTCCATAGCCATTATGAAACCTACGATCACCATGAAGTCGACACTGTGGCCAGCAGCCGCGGCTCAGTAGCCGAACCAATTTACCATCACGAGGAACATCCCCGGGAGCTTGCCTTCGGCGACCGGATGTACTAA
- a CDS encoding mitochondrial folate carrier protein Flx1 — protein sequence MTKSSDAGLSPALVETVAGLSAGSMATLIVHPLDIVKTRMQVHRSSPTNPSAALTTVSVFRSLAQTDRPLAALYRGLTPNLIGNATSWASFFFFKSRFERLIAHLKAPSSPPAPSHLGGEPTTLPQNVTPDRETQAQIKSHLSPTDFFAASLLAGAATQIITNPIWVLKTRMLSTDRLAADAYPSMFTGAVRLFRSEGILGFYRGLGVGMLAISHGAVQFAVYDPARRMYIASRDAKRRLAGQEIASEDERESQRISNEATIVLSTAAKLVAGTATYPLQVMRARLQHHQADELFGRGIGGVVAKLWREEGFRGFYRGMMPGVVRVLPATWVTFLVYENVKYYLPKMVSGV from the exons ATGACCAAATCCAGCGATGCGGGCCTCTCCCCGGCTCTCGTCGAGACGGTCGCCGGTCTTTCGGCCGGCTCAATGGCCACTCTGATTGTTCATCCGCTTGATATTGTCAAAACTCGGATGCAAG TCCACCGAAGTAGTCCAACCAACCCTTCGGCAGCGCTCACCACCGTCTCCGTCTTCCGGAGTCTAGCGCAAACCGACCGGCCCCTCGCCGCCCTCTACCGCGGCCTCACGCCGAACCTCATCGGCAACGCGACCAGCTGggcctcttttttcttcttcaagtcCCGCTTCGAGCGACTCATCGCTCACCTCAAGgccccttcttcaccaccagcaccttCACATTTAGGTGGTGAACCTACTACTCTCCCCCAAAATGTCACCCCGGACCGCGAAACCCAAGCCCAAATTAAATCCCACCTCTCCCCCACCGACTTCTTcgccgcctccctcctcgccggcgccgccacgcaaatcatcaccaaccccatCTGGGTCCTCAAAACACGCATGTTGTCGACCGACCGGCTTGCCGCCGACGCCTACCCATCCATGTTCACCGGCGCCGTGCGCCTCTTCCGGAGCGAAGGGATCCTCGGCTTCTACCGCGGTTTGGGCGTCGGCATGCTCGCCATCAGCCATGGGGCGGTGCAGTTCGCTGTGTATGACCCCGCGAGGAGGATGTATATCGCATCCAGGGATGCGAAGCGACGACTGGCGGGCCAGGAGATTGCTTCGGAGGATGAGCGAGAAAGTCAAAGGATCTCGAACGAGGCGACGATTGTCTTGTCCACTGCCGCGAAACTGGTCGCGGGCACGGCGACGTATCCGTTGCAGGTCATGAGGGCGAGACTGCAGCATCATCAGGCTGACGAGCTGTTTGGTAGGGGCATAGGAGGGGTGGTGGCGAAACTgtggagggaggaagggtttAGAGGGTTTTATAGGGGGATGATGCCTGGCGTGGTGAGGGTGCTGCCGGCGACGTGGGTGACGTTTTTGGTTTATGAAAACGTCAAGTATTACTTGCCTAAGATGGTGAGTGGTGTTTGA
- the tom7 gene encoding TOM7, variant 1: MFALSEESKERIGKLIDISRVVVHYGYLPLILYLGYTRSVPRPSIIRLLSPLS, from the exons ATGTTCGCCCTTTCGGAAGAGTCCAAGGAGCGCATTGGCAAGCTCATCGACATCTCGCGGGTCGTTGTTCACTA TGGCTACCTGCCTTTGATCCTCTATCTCG GCTACACTCGCAGTGTGCCCCGGCCTTCCATCATCCG CCTCCTCTCCCCGCTCTCCTAA
- a CDS encoding splicing factor 3b subunit 4, variant, whose translation MSKHWEQNKDATVYVGNIDERFTQELLSELMTQVGPVRQVHMPQDRVSQTHQGYGFVEFDTPASAEYAAKVLNGIRVWGKPIRVNKASADKQKTVDIGAELFINNLDPQVDEKILYDTFSQFGQILRQPNIVRDDNNISKGYGFVSFGSFEASDAARATMNGQYLLSKQITVEYAYKKDGKGERHGDEAERKLAAEGKKHNIVPEQQPLPPAFHMTRPPAPGIAPAADIPTAAVIPPAAVAPAVPIPVGVPVAAAPAYGVPPPGPAAMGRSGPPYGAGMPPAGGRIPNLPPAPSGLPARPPPSHGGFGGPVGDFHPGGTAFRGGPPGPPGPAVPPGPPAIYPGMAPPAGFPGAPPLGASMPPPGFMPPPGAAPPPGFGAPPGAPNGFARR comes from the exons ATGTCGAAACACTG GGAACAAAACAAAGATGCGACCGTGTACGTCGGCAACATCGATGAGCGCTTCACCCAAGAGTTGCTCTCCGAGCTCATGACGCAAGTCGGCCCCGTACGTCAGGTACATATGCCCCAGGATCGAGTCTCGCAAACACATCAAGGTTACGGCTTCGTCGAGTTCGATACCCCCGCTTCCGCCGAATACGCAGCAAAGGTCCTCAACGGAATCAGGGTTTGGGGAAAGCCAATTCGCGTTAACAAGGCGAGTGCGGACAAGCAAAAGACTGTCGACATCGGCGCCGAGCTcttcatcaacaacctcgaTCCCCAGGTTGACGAAAAGATCCTGTACGACACATTCAGCCAGTTCGGCCAGATTCTTCGGCAGCCCAACATTGTCAGAGACGATAACAATATCTCAAAGGGCTATGGTTTCGTCAGTTTCGGTTCCTTCGAGGCCAGTGATGCTGCTCGAGCCACGATGAACGGCCAGTATCTACTGAGCAAACAGATTACCGTCGAGTATGCGTACAAGAAGGACGGAAAGGGCGAGCGTCACGGTGATGAGGCCGAGCGTAAGCTGGCTGCTGAGGGCAAGAAGCACAACATTGTTCCGGAACAACAGCCTTTGCCGCCCGCTTTCCACATGACGAGGCCTCCTGCCCCCGGCATTGCACCTGCTGCCGACATCCCTACCGCGGCCGTTATTCCTCCCGCTGCCGTGGCGCCAGCTGTACCCATCCCCGTGGGCGTACCTGTCGCGGCTGCTCCTGCCTATGGCGTTCCTCCTCCCGGTCCTGCTGCTATGGGTCGTTCTGGACCCCCATATGGTGCCGGCATGCCACCCGCAGGTGGTCGGATACCCAATCTCCCACCCGCACCCTCCGGGCTCCCTGCAAGGCCACCGCCTAGTCACGGTGGCTTTGGGGGTCCAGTTGGGGACTTCCACCCCGGAGGAACTGCCTTTCGTGGTGGCCCTCCCGGTCCTCCAGGTCCTGCGGTACCTCCAGGGCCTCCAGCAATTTACCCTGGCATGGCTCCTCCGGCTGGATTTCCGGGTGCTCCGCCTCTTGGTGCATCTATGCCTCCTCCTGGTTTCATGCCTCCTCCtggtgctgctcctcctccgggaTTCGGCGCGCCACCCGGAGCACCTAACGGGTTTGCTCGGCGTTAA
- the prk-1 gene encoding protein kinase gsk3, variant: protein MASNRPAAFNTLRMGEVIREKVQDGVTGETREIQYTQCKIVGNGSFGVVFQTKLSPSNEDAAIKRVLQDKRFKNRELQIMRIVRHPNIVQLKAFYYSNGERKDEVYLNLVQEFVPETVYRASRFFNKMKTTMPILEVKLYTYQLFRALAYIHSQGICHRDIKPQNLLLDPTTGVLKLCDFGSAKILVENEPNVSYICSRYYRAPELIFGATNYTTKIDVWSTGCVMAELMLGQPLFPGESGIDQLVEIIKVLGTPTREQIRTMNPNYMEHKFPQIKPHPFNKVFKKADADAIDLIARLLEYTPTERLAAIDAMVHPFFDELRDPSTRLPDSRHNSGTVRDLPPLFDFTRHELSIAPQLNHKLVPSHMRPVLASKGLDIDNFTPMNKSEMMAKLD, encoded by the exons ATGGCGTCGAACCGCCCAGCGGCTTTCAACACCCTCCGGATGGGAG AAGTGATCCGTGAGAAGGTACAAGACGGCGTTACAGGAGAGACGCGGGAGATCCAGTACACCCAATGCAAGATTGTCGGCAATGGCTCGTTTGGTGTCGTCTTCCAGACCAAGCTGTCACCTTCCAATGAAGATGCCGCCATCAAGCGCGTTCTCCAGGACAAGCGCTTCAAG AACCGCGAACTTCAAATTATGCGGATTGTTCGCCACCCCAATATTGTCCAGCTCAAGGCCTTCTACTACTCGAACGGCGAACGT AAAGATGAGGTGTACCTCAACCTGGTGCAAGAGTTTGTTCCAGAGACCGTTTACCGAGCCTCGAGGTTCTTCAACAAGATGAAGACCACCATGCCCATCTTGGAAGTCAAGCTGTACACCTACCAGCTATTCAGGGCTTTGGCATATATCCACTCGCAAGGAATTTGCCATCGCGACATCAAGCCGCAGAACCTCCTGCTTGACCCTACTACCGGTGTCCTCAAGCTGTGCGACTTTGGCAGCGCAAAGATTCTGGTGGAGAACGAGCCCAATGTGTCCTATATCTGCTCGCGGTATTACCGTGCACCTGAATTGATCTTCGGTGCTACCAATTACACGACCAAGATCG ATGTCTGGTCTACTGGATGCGTAATGGCCGAGCTCATGCTTGGGCAGCCCCTCTTCCCTGGCGAGTCTGGCATTGACCAGCTGGTGGAGATCATCAAGGTCCTCGGAACACCTACTCGGGAGCAGATTCGAACCATGAACCCGAACTACATGGAACACAAGTTTCCTCAGATCAAGCCTCATCCGTTCAACAAGGTTTTTAAGAAGGCCGACGCTGATGCTATCGACCTCATCGCCCGTCTTCTTGAGTATACCCCCACCGAGCGTCTGGCGGCGATTGATGCCATGGTCCATCCCTTCTTCGATGAACTCCGGGACCCCAGTACCAGACTTCCCGACTCGAGGCACAACTCTGGAACCGTTAGGGATCTGCCACCGCTCTTTGACTTTACCCGTCATG AGCTATCCATCGCCCCTCAGCTCAACCACAAGCTTGTTCCTTCGCACATGAGGCCGGTTCTCGCGTCGAAAGGACTCGATATCGACAACTTCACTCCTATGAACAAGTCGGAGATGATGGCCAAGTTAGACTGA
- a CDS encoding cap binding protein yields MADYDRRGGGGYNPKKRRYRDDDDGDRRGGPRRRFDAPPHVRVRKQLLAIAENPMRPWHEEVQSIANLFTDNWDDELLRTNFVDLVLQLAVEQPMKTPFLAAVVLVANTNKPQIVDMLLAKLTSTLETKIAEGDWRDVKLYLKLAGCLQSCLEGDGVFPVLEELFSRAVDLQTASSEDTIGTELVKIILLTLPYVMVTGPTQWQQKAADLMEKTEIIAGEAHPLQALIEPYHPEAGDQSPVASQSCISLLQTQLQNEANNGWALSCLPRPWELPVEEVEQQEKIANAEKHTLPPISIPQTVVAGPRPLFPEIYFSVYANQDVESTPPLTNIAASLIRDALVDTINVLNFNRNVTARFLIELDCYFAPRTFAARATPFDKIREIEPPKSSWKPEDVAVDAVFSQLFSLPNPEHKLVYYHAVLTEACKLAPAAIAPSLGRAIRFLYRNSHRMDLELSNRFMDWFSHHLSNFGFTWKWTEWVDNVYLSNLHPDKAFIMGAIDKEIRLSFAQRIKNTLPEPYQSLIGPEKEKDVPDFKFADDKTPFAAEGKEIAALLRRKAPEEEIEPVIERIHSLALDNNLDPLVASTDVFVTSVLHVGSKSLSHVLAAIERTKERLTDAGATSEAARTQIISSVMEYWSAHPGVAIAIIEKLLNYSILTPQAVINWAITTYAGATRGEALAKGFVYEMVFNTVVKVTSRLRQVLQKATLPEAMIDDETIEAEINGMRSLFRAIEDALFAWASGSKDEMLEASDGLGEGDGTSETEKLVKRWGERWLRVFKRRAAIEEAFIVEARKERERKAAAAAAELAAAPAQEDDMAVDSVDAAAEVTA; encoded by the exons ATGGCCGACTACGATCGcagaggcggcggtggttACAACCCCAAGAAGCGTCGCTATCGTG acgatgatgatggcgatcgTCGCGGCGGCCCGCGAAGACGCTTCGATGCTCCTCCCCATGTCCGCGTCCGAAAGCAGCTGCTTGCCATTGCCGAGAACCCCATGCGTCCCTGGCATGAGGAGGTGCAATCGATTGCCAACCTGTTTACCGACAACTGGGACGATGAGCTGCTTCGAACCAACTTTGTCGACCTCGTCCTCCAGCTTGCGGTCGAGCAACCCATGAAGACGCCGTTCCTCGCCGCCGTTGTGCTCgtcgccaacaccaacaagccCCAGATCGTCGACATGCTTCTCGCCAAGCTGACGAGTACTCTCGAGACCAAGATTGCCGAGGGCGACTGGCGGGATGTGAAGCTCTACTTGAAGCTTGCGGGCTGCTTACAAAGCTGTCTGGAGGGTGATGGTGTCTTCCCCGTGTTGGAGGAGCTGTTCAGCCGCGCTGTGGACTTGCAGACTGCCAGTTCCGAGGAT ACAATTGGTACGGAGCTTGTTAagatcatcctcctcaccctaCCATACGTTATGGTCACTGGGCCAACCCAGTGGCAACAGAAGGCGGCGGATCtgatggagaagacggagatTATCGCCGGCGAAGCACACCCACTACAGGCCTTGATTGAGCCATACCACCCCGAGGCCGGCGACCAGAGCCCTGTTGCGTCTCAGAGTTGCATCAGCTTGCTGCAAACCCAGCTCCAGAACGAGGCCAACAACGGGTGGGCCTTGAGCTGCCTCCCGAGGCCTTGGGAGCTTCCCGTTGAAGAAGTCGAGCAGCAGGAGAAGATTGCCAACGCCGAGAAGCACACCCTTCCGCCAATTTCCATCCCTCAGACAGTTGTTGCCGGACCTCGGCCCCTGTTCCCAGAAATCTACTTTTCTGTTTACGCCAACCAAGACGTCGAGTCGACACCCCCTCTGACGAATATTGCAGCCTCCCTGATTCGCGATGCGCTTGTCGACACTATCAATGTCCTGAACTTCAACCGCAATGTCACTGCTCGTTTCCTTATCGAACTCGACTGCTACTTTGCACCCCGAACATTTGCCGCCCGAGCGACACCTTTCGATAAGATTAGAGAGATTGAGCCTCCCAAATCCAGCTGGAAGCCAGAGGATGTCGCTGTTGACGCGGTCTTCTCGCAACTCTTCTCGTTGCCCAATCCCGAGCACAAGCTCGTTTATTACCATGCCGTCCTTACGGAGGCTTGCAAGCTGGCACCGGCTGCCATCGCTCCCAGCTTAGGTCGTGCTATTCGTTTCCTTTACAGGAATAGCCACCGCATGGACTTGGAGCTTTCCAATCGGTTCATGGATTGGTTCTCACACCATTTGAGTAATTTCGGATTTACCTGGAAGTGGACCGAGTGGGTGGACAATGTTTATCTGTCCAACTTGCACCCGGACAAGGCTTTCATCATGGGCGCCATTGACAAGGAGATCCGTCTCAGCTTTGCTCAGCGTATCAAGAACACTCTTCCCGAGCCTTATCAGTCTTTGATCGGAccagagaaggagaaggacgtTCCTGACTTCAAATTTGCGGACGACA AAACCCCCTTCGCCGCCGAGGGCAAGGAGATCGCCGCTCTTCTCAGACGCAAGGCGCCCGAGGAAGAAATTGAGCCCGTCATCGAGCGCATTCACTCGCTCGCCCTGGACAACAACCTCGACCCTCTCGTAGCCAGCACCGACGTCTTCGTAACCTCGGTTCTGCACGTCGGCTCCAAGTCGCTCTCGCACGTCCTCGCTGCCATCGAGCGCACTAAGGAGCGCCTCACTGATGCCGGCGCCACCTCGGAGGCTGCCCGCACCCAGATCATCTCGTCAGTCATGGAGTACTGGTCCGCCCACCCGGGCGTTGCCATTGCCATCATCGAGAAGCTGCTCAACTACAGCATCCTCACCCCGCAGGCCGTTATCAACTGGGCCATCACCACGTACGCCGGCGCCACCCGCGGCGAGGCGCTCGCCAAGGGCTTCGTCTACGAAATGGTGTTCAACACCGTCGTCAAGGTCACTTCCCGTCTGAGACAGGTACTGCAGAAGGCTACACTGCCCGAGGCTATGATTGACGACGAGACCATCGAGGCTGAGATCAACGGCATGCGCTCGTTGTTCCGTGCCATTGAGGATGCCCTGTTCGCTTGGGCGTCGGGTTCCAAGGATGAGATGCTTGAGGCCAGCGATGGTCTGGGCGAGGGTGATGGGACCAGCGAGACGGAGAAGCTCGTCAAGAGGTGGGGCGAGCGCTGGCTCAGAGTGTTTAAGCGTAGAGCCGCAATTGAAGAGGCGTTCATTGTCGAGGCtcggaaggagagggagaggaaggcggctgctgctgctgcggagctagcggcggcgccggcacAGGAGGACGATATGGCTGTTGATTCTGTTGATGCGGCTGCTGAGGTAACTGCTTGA
- a CDS encoding UPF0220 domain-containing protein has product MTMSEERLFRFSRPEWLNSAWVRNAGVYAAGAFFSLAFYTLLDSAVWSHSPLNASDVHIHFVDWLPFIFSTLGMLIINSVEKARLSSESFSYSGSGVAWKARVVLFLGFACLAGGMAGGVTVFVLKYVVKDVGFPALRMGVENLVANGLVGLSAVVLWISQNMEDEYSYNLAL; this is encoded by the exons ATGACCATGTCGGAAGAACGCCTCTTTAGATTCTCCAGGCCTGAATGGCTTAACAGCGCGTGGGTGAGGAACGCGGGGGTTTATGCTGCTGGTGCTTTT TTCTCCCTAGCCTTCTACACCCTCCTCGACTCGGCCGTCTGGTCCCACTCCCCCCTCAACGCCTCGGACGTGCACATCCACTTTGTCGACTGGCTGCCCTTCATCTTCAGCACGCTCGGCatgctcatcatcaacagcgTCGAGAAGGCGCGACTTTCTTCCGAGAGCTTCTCCTACAGCGGCAGCGGTGTGGCGTGGAAGGCGCGCGTGGTGCTGTTTTTGGGCTTTGCGTGTCTGGCGGGTGGTATGGCCGGTGGTGTCACGGTGTTCGTGCTCAAGTACGTGGTGAAGGATGTTGGGTTTCCGGCTTTGAGAATGGGGGTGGAGAACTTGGTTGCTAATGGGTTGGTTGGGTTGAG CGCTGTCGTCCTCTGGATCTCCCAAAACATGGAAGACGAATACTCTTACAACCTCGCGCTGTAA